A window from Tindallia magadiensis encodes these proteins:
- a CDS encoding DUF4430 domain-containing protein, with amino-acid sequence MIKKRWKWLLVLAVLLSASFFIDDFQAWRYEIAPRVTVEDLEKNPAPVMPHEKTDQEEKEEPDLDKEEKASPEMVKNNEKERKEEVPEIKEEVTEANSKEEEKEEKEEAKEKKEVETKKEDTKRRTEQDQYLTDPVPEGKPEPVEWQDTEIDYGKKKTVRLSVTCHTILENLEMFNPDKMEVLPRDGIIFPEKEVVFYPGESAFDVTHRELKNAGIHMEFSMTPMYNSNYVEGIHNLYEFDTGPLSGWMYSVNGWFPNYGSSRYLLEAGDKIEWKYTCDLGRDLEGGAASWN; translated from the coding sequence ATGATCAAAAAAAGATGGAAATGGTTGTTGGTATTGGCCGTACTACTGAGCGCTTCTTTTTTTATTGATGATTTTCAGGCTTGGCGTTATGAAATCGCTCCCCGGGTTACCGTAGAAGATTTAGAAAAAAATCCGGCACCAGTGATGCCCCATGAAAAAACAGATCAGGAGGAAAAGGAAGAACCTGATCTAGACAAGGAAGAAAAAGCTTCGCCGGAAATGGTAAAAAATAATGAAAAAGAAAGAAAAGAAGAAGTACCGGAAATAAAAGAAGAAGTGACGGAAGCAAACTCAAAGGAAGAAGAGAAGGAAGAGAAGGAAGAAGCTAAAGAGAAAAAAGAAGTAGAAACAAAAAAAGAGGACACAAAACGAAGAACCGAGCAAGATCAGTACCTTACCGACCCAGTGCCGGAAGGAAAGCCGGAACCCGTTGAATGGCAGGATACGGAAATAGATTATGGAAAGAAGAAAACTGTTAGGCTGTCCGTTACCTGTCATACTATTTTGGAGAATTTGGAAATGTTTAACCCAGATAAAATGGAGGTGCTTCCAAGGGATGGCATCATTTTTCCGGAAAAGGAAGTGGTCTTTTATCCCGGAGAATCCGCCTTTGACGTGACCCATCGGGAACTAAAGAATGCAGGCATTCATATGGAGTTTAGCATGACACCGATGTATAACAGCAACTATGTGGAAGGGATTCATAATTTATATGAGTTTGATACCGGCCCCTTAAGCGGGTGGATGTATTCGGTGAATGGCTGGTTTCCAAACTATGGTAGCAGCCGCTATTTACTGGAAGCCGGAGATAAGATTGAATGGAAATATACTTGTGATTTGGGCAGAGACTTAGAAGGAGGCGCGGCCTCATGGAATTAG
- a CDS encoding energy-coupling factor transporter transmembrane component T: protein MELAKNHGFSNSHPVVLMIFFIGVLGLTMFHMHPIFLIISLINGFLYNCKLRDRAYMKKQSVFLGLVMVTTALMNPMFNHAGVTILFYTRNGNPVTAESIFYGLASAVMFAAVILWFSCFHAVMTSDKLGYLFGKLSPALGMIFSMALRFVPLYQYQIKQIAMAQKGIGNDYTQGSWIKRGKNGIKILSIMVTWALESAIETADSMKARGYGTGKRSHFSIYTWSFRDKALLTGIALSLLAMLAGGVEGYVRVRYFPSFRLASFNGIHSLLLICFFCLCSLPIFVTRWEEYQWHCLTSRISTSGIPDKITQL from the coding sequence ATGGAATTAGCAAAAAATCATGGGTTTTCCAATAGCCATCCGGTAGTGTTAATGATTTTTTTTATCGGGGTTCTGGGATTAACCATGTTTCACATGCATCCCATATTTTTGATCATTTCTTTGATAAACGGTTTTCTTTACAACTGCAAACTCCGAGACAGGGCTTATATGAAAAAACAAAGTGTTTTTTTAGGGCTGGTGATGGTGACCACGGCTCTTATGAATCCAATGTTTAATCATGCCGGCGTAACCATTTTGTTTTATACCAGAAACGGAAATCCTGTGACGGCTGAATCTATTTTCTACGGCCTGGCATCGGCGGTGATGTTTGCGGCGGTCATTTTATGGTTTTCTTGTTTTCACGCCGTCATGACTTCGGACAAACTAGGCTACTTATTTGGAAAACTTTCGCCCGCTCTTGGAATGATCTTTTCCATGGCGTTACGATTTGTACCCCTTTATCAGTATCAAATCAAACAAATTGCGATGGCTCAAAAAGGAATCGGGAATGATTACACCCAAGGTTCTTGGATAAAGAGGGGAAAAAATGGCATTAAAATCCTATCTATTATGGTTACCTGGGCCTTGGAAAGTGCCATAGAGACGGCGGATTCAATGAAAGCCAGAGGTTATGGAACGGGAAAAAGAAGTCATTTCTCTATTTACACATGGAGTTTTCGGGACAAGGCTTTATTGACAGGGATTGCTCTGTCTTTGTTGGCGATGCTAGCAGGTGGTGTAGAAGGGTACGTGAGAGTCCGCTATTTTCCAAGCTTTCGCTTGGCAAGCTTTAATGGAATTCACAGCCTTCTTCTCATATGCTTTTTTTGCCTGTGCAGTTTGCCAATTTTTGTCACTAGATGGGAGGAATATCAATGGCATTGTTTGACATCCAGAATATCAACTTCTGGTATCCCGGACAAAATCACCCAACTTTAA
- a CDS encoding ABC transporter ATP-binding protein: MALFDIQNINFWYPGQNHPTLKEVNLSIHAGEMLVLCGASGCGKTTLLRQLKPVLTPHGKKEGEIFFKGESLGALEVKRQATEIGYVLQSPENQIVTDKVWHELAFGLESLGEKQEVIRLRVAEMASFFGIEGWFHRSVHHLSGGQKQLLNLAAVMVMQPEVLILDEPTAQLDPIAAVEFLETVQKINRELGVTVLLSEHRLEEVIPMADRLVFMERGEVNLNLSQELLRKNHFTQKQKDYVTTTAMRIYGEVKSSEVGPEDCPITVKEGRQWLDTIEKQVPTELEIKDLSSSGEKENALECQDLWFRYEKEGKDVLRSFSLSVKKGDFHCLLGGNGVGKSTFLLLAAKLLEPYRGKLRREDKKIALLPQNPKNLLVKKTLIEDLESMEIEGGQPSSQQINSMLEFMSLSDLAKAHPYDLSGGEQQRAALAKILMVSPDLLLLDEPTKGLDRPFKEALAKRLNVLREQGMTILMVSHDIEFCARYSDTCSLIFDGQVVSTEPCHQFFAGNRFYTTAANRMARHIMPAAITEKDVIQGCKVLFCP; the protein is encoded by the coding sequence ATGGCATTGTTTGACATCCAGAATATCAACTTCTGGTATCCCGGACAAAATCACCCAACTTTAAAGGAAGTAAACCTGTCCATTCATGCAGGAGAAATGCTGGTTCTTTGTGGTGCGTCTGGTTGTGGAAAAACCACCTTGCTGCGACAGCTAAAGCCGGTCCTAACACCTCATGGAAAGAAAGAAGGAGAGATTTTTTTTAAGGGAGAATCCTTAGGAGCTTTAGAAGTGAAACGTCAGGCAACGGAGATAGGCTATGTGCTTCAAAGTCCGGAAAATCAAATAGTGACGGATAAGGTATGGCATGAATTAGCCTTTGGGTTAGAATCTTTAGGCGAAAAACAGGAAGTGATTCGCCTCAGAGTAGCTGAAATGGCTAGTTTTTTTGGAATAGAAGGCTGGTTTCACCGGTCGGTACATCATCTCTCCGGGGGGCAAAAACAATTACTAAACTTGGCAGCGGTCATGGTCATGCAACCGGAAGTGTTAATCCTCGACGAACCAACAGCCCAGTTGGACCCTATTGCCGCTGTTGAATTTTTGGAGACCGTTCAAAAAATAAATCGGGAACTGGGAGTAACCGTGCTCTTGTCGGAACATCGGCTGGAAGAGGTGATTCCTATGGCAGACCGATTGGTTTTTATGGAAAGAGGAGAAGTTAACTTGAATCTTTCTCAGGAACTACTACGAAAAAACCACTTCACTCAAAAGCAGAAAGATTATGTGACAACGACAGCAATGCGGATTTATGGTGAGGTGAAATCTTCGGAGGTAGGGCCGGAAGACTGTCCTATCACCGTGAAAGAAGGGCGGCAATGGCTGGATACAATAGAAAAGCAGGTGCCGACTGAGTTGGAAATAAAGGATTTAAGCTCTTCTGGCGAAAAAGAGAATGCGTTAGAATGTCAGGATCTTTGGTTTCGGTATGAAAAAGAGGGAAAAGATGTATTAAGGAGTTTTAGCCTTTCGGTTAAAAAAGGAGATTTTCATTGCTTGTTGGGCGGCAATGGAGTTGGAAAATCCACCTTTTTACTCTTGGCAGCAAAGCTTCTGGAACCTTATAGAGGAAAACTGAGGAGGGAAGACAAAAAAATCGCTTTATTGCCTCAAAATCCTAAAAATCTTTTAGTGAAAAAAACCTTGATAGAAGATCTGGAAAGTATGGAGATAGAAGGAGGGCAGCCTTCTTCTCAACAGATAAATAGTATGTTGGAGTTTATGAGTTTATCGGATCTGGCAAAGGCTCATCCTTACGATCTGAGCGGAGGAGAACAGCAACGGGCGGCTCTGGCTAAAATATTAATGGTATCACCTGATTTATTGTTGTTGGACGAACCCACGAAAGGTTTGGACCGTCCCTTTAAGGAAGCCTTGGCGAAACGGTTGAACGTCTTAAGGGAGCAGGGGATGACCATTCTAATGGTTTCTCATGATATTGAATTTTGTGCCCGTTATTCTGACACTTGTTCTCTTATTTTCGATGGGCAGGTGGTCAGCACAGAGCCATGTCACCAGTTTTTTGCCGGAAATCGGTTTTACACTACAGCTGCCAATCGGATGGCACGTCATATAATGCCGGCGGCGATTACAGAAAAGGATGTGATTCAAGGATGCAAAGTTCTTTTTTGTCCCTGA
- a CDS encoding ECF transporter S component — MLSAVMILLLIPATILLGVMYLEDRKYYFISTLIIFYTLLPFALIFEKREPQARELMIIAVLTALAVAGRAAFFMLPQFKPVVAIVIIAGISFGAEAGFLVGAMAGFVSNFYFGQGPWTPWQMFCFGIIGFLAGLIFFSGKMQKSKKNLCIFGVLATFFIYGGLINIGALFMFMPVFSVDALLGMYLTAFWFDVIHSVATGFFLFCLADPMTEKLERVKTKYGLLE; from the coding sequence GTGCTATCGGCAGTAATGATCCTGCTATTGATTCCGGCTACTATTCTACTGGGAGTTATGTATTTAGAAGACCGGAAGTATTATTTTATTAGTACGCTCATCATATTTTACACCTTACTTCCCTTTGCACTTATTTTTGAAAAAAGAGAGCCGCAGGCCAGAGAGTTAATGATTATTGCCGTATTGACAGCTTTGGCAGTAGCAGGAAGAGCTGCGTTTTTTATGTTGCCTCAGTTTAAGCCAGTGGTGGCAATTGTGATTATTGCTGGGATAAGCTTTGGCGCTGAAGCTGGGTTTTTGGTAGGGGCAATGGCTGGTTTTGTTTCAAATTTTTATTTTGGTCAAGGTCCTTGGACACCTTGGCAAATGTTTTGTTTTGGAATTATAGGCTTTCTTGCCGGGCTTATTTTCTTTAGTGGGAAAATGCAAAAATCAAAAAAGAATCTATGTATTTTTGGGGTGTTGGCAACGTTTTTTATCTATGGAGGGCTTATTAATATCGGTGCTCTGTTTATGTTTATGCCCGTATTTTCTGTGGATGCTTTACTGGGGATGTATCTAACCGCCTTTTGGTTTGATGTGATTCATAGCGTTGCTACCGGTTTTTTTCTGTTCTGCCTTGCCGATCCAATGACGGAAAAGTTGGAACGGGTAAAAACAAAATATGGTTTGCTAGAATAA
- a CDS encoding GGDEF domain-containing protein produces the protein MSIAKYSSPLTGLPGNKLINEELLKALSKESCSVLYFDLDYFKAYNDQYGFEKGDQVIRLLAQIIQKNLLQGYLLSVNRKGEKECFPLVSVSIAVLPIRKNRYQSLEALTEAAAFGKKLAKNMSGSSYYTLTNAPEIHQKKG, from the coding sequence GTGAGCATCGCAAAATATTCCAGTCCCCTTACCGGTCTTCCCGGCAATAAGTTGATCAACGAAGAATTGCTAAAGGCCTTAAGCAAAGAATCTTGTAGCGTTTTATATTTTGATTTGGATTATTTCAAGGCTTACAATGACCAATACGGCTTTGAAAAGGGCGATCAGGTAATCCGACTTCTGGCACAAATCATCCAGAAAAATTTGCTCCAAGGCTATCTTTTATCAGTGAACCGCAAAGGTGAAAAAGAATGTTTTCCTCTGGTTTCTGTATCCATTGCAGTTCTTCCTATCAGAAAAAACAGGTACCAAAGCCTTGAGGCATTGACAGAAGCAGCTGCTTTTGGAAAAAAACTGGCAAAAAATATGAGTGGTAGCAGCTACTACACTTTAACAAACGCTCCAGAAATTCATCAAAAGAAAGGATGA
- a CDS encoding copper amine oxidase N-terminal domain-containing protein, translating to MNKQWIKKGLTGIMVVGLVLMTITLTAWADTTAIEGLWERRAGEVLRITGEEGFFQEASHSGLRYFPIQVGDMKLKGITFTEENVWATTSLQWFTSGGEARSAWSETATLTLEDGGQTLSLNTHTTHPFTGRLIRSQVKYQRLEGSPVPVTEEEPIPATEPEVEEKPAIIVESEDISSEVFDSGIRMGWSKNDQALGYRVFRSTNRDDLGLSVTDFYITATRFVDVNVEPDTEYHYTVLPVLAEANPLEGIDERLGNAIAKFTKRTGSLITHVGEEKGFIILQLDNPMMIVNGETQEIDPGRGTTPIVVNGRSMVPIRAIVEAMGGNIHWDGSESKISLHARNQVVDMWLDQKQVHRNGNADQMDVAPVSQGGRTFVPIRFASENLDAKADWINSTKEIVIVYTK from the coding sequence ATGAATAAGCAGTGGATAAAAAAAGGATTGACAGGAATCATGGTGGTGGGTTTGGTGCTAATGACCATAACGCTTACGGCCTGGGCTGACACCACGGCTATTGAAGGATTGTGGGAACGGAGAGCCGGTGAGGTTTTAAGAATCACTGGTGAAGAAGGCTTTTTTCAAGAAGCTAGCCATTCCGGCCTTCGGTATTTTCCCATCCAGGTGGGAGATATGAAACTGAAAGGCATCACCTTCACAGAGGAAAATGTATGGGCTACAACCTCTCTGCAGTGGTTCACTTCTGGCGGAGAAGCTCGAAGTGCCTGGTCAGAAACCGCTACCCTCACCTTGGAAGATGGTGGGCAGACATTGAGCCTGAACACACATACCACTCATCCTTTTACAGGGAGATTAATACGAAGTCAAGTAAAATACCAACGTTTAGAAGGATCACCTGTTCCAGTAACGGAAGAAGAACCTATTCCGGCGACAGAACCGGAGGTGGAAGAAAAACCTGCAATAATAGTAGAGAGCGAAGACATCAGCAGCGAAGTCTTTGACTCTGGCATACGCATGGGATGGTCTAAAAACGATCAAGCTTTGGGATATCGGGTATTCCGCTCTACCAACCGAGATGATTTAGGCCTCTCCGTCACCGACTTTTACATCACCGCCACACGGTTTGTCGACGTGAATGTGGAACCAGACACAGAATACCATTACACCGTATTACCGGTACTAGCAGAAGCAAACCCCCTCGAAGGCATTGATGAGCGTCTTGGAAATGCCATTGCCAAGTTTACTAAAAGAACCGGTTCCCTCATCACTCATGTAGGTGAGGAAAAAGGCTTTATTATTCTTCAGCTAGACAATCCTATGATGATTGTTAATGGAGAAACTCAAGAGATAGATCCGGGACGTGGAACAACTCCCATTGTTGTTAATGGCCGGAGTATGGTACCCATCCGAGCCATTGTAGAAGCCATGGGTGGAAACATTCATTGGGATGGAAGCGAAAGCAAAATCAGTCTTCATGCACGAAATCAGGTAGTTGATATGTGGTTAGATCAAAAGCAAGTACATCGAAATGGAAATGCTGATCAAATGGATGTTGCCCCTGTTTCTCAGGGTGGACGTACCTTTGTACCGATTCGTTTTGCCTCTGAAAACCTGGATGCAAAAGCCGATTGGATCAACAGCACAAAAGAAATTGTCATTGTTTATACCAAGTAA
- a CDS encoding LolA family protein — MRKGTMTKTRKRSPGWTLGIILLLLALVLSGCGGQTEESTTQLEESPAEKEVAAAPEEAASSPGEVNDRESVVAKLSSMIPPEELSYEMTFSSQEYNATTQIWMKGDKIRMESTSDVQEQYIVIEDGDDLYMLDPDEMTGIKMTLSEEDDFFEDDFDNDFMDGDYDWDNMKYLGTEVIKGIQTYVFEADDEYEKVKLWIHADYGFPVRMEGEEEGETYLMEINNFKIGGVSDSMFQVPPGYEIMEMNW; from the coding sequence ATGCGTAAAGGAACTATGACAAAAACAAGAAAAAGATCCCCTGGCTGGACACTGGGTATCATTCTATTGCTTCTAGCACTTGTTCTCAGCGGATGTGGAGGACAGACAGAGGAATCCACAACACAGCTAGAAGAATCGCCTGCTGAAAAAGAGGTAGCTGCTGCTCCCGAAGAAGCCGCCTCTTCACCTGGAGAAGTGAATGATCGAGAAAGTGTTGTCGCAAAGCTTTCCTCCATGATCCCTCCGGAAGAACTGAGTTATGAAATGACTTTCAGTTCACAGGAATACAATGCAACCACCCAGATCTGGATGAAAGGTGACAAAATCCGAATGGAAAGCACCAGTGATGTGCAGGAACAGTACATCGTCATTGAAGACGGTGACGATCTCTATATGTTGGATCCTGATGAAATGACAGGGATTAAAATGACTTTGAGTGAGGAAGACGATTTCTTTGAAGATGATTTTGATAACGACTTCATGGATGGAGACTATGACTGGGACAACATGAAATACCTTGGAACAGAAGTTATCAAAGGTATCCAAACCTATGTGTTTGAAGCTGATGATGAATACGAAAAAGTAAAGCTGTGGATCCATGCCGACTACGGTTTCCCTGTCCGTATGGAAGGAGAAGAAGAGGGCGAGACCTATCTTATGGAAATCAATAACTTCAAAATTGGCGGCGTTTCAGATTCTATGTTCCAAGTGCCGCCTGGCTACGAAATCATGGAAATGAACTGGTAG
- a CDS encoding YegP family protein, which translates to MAFFQVKLNPSGQFYFVFCHQEDFSMVSRSYADRAQLEEAIVQLRKFSDLYEITDYHPPALYPCFLIHKECSGQVFFQAYGLKGDLIMTSMPFHTLAECRKAIAALKQRAKDSKIQDLT; encoded by the coding sequence ATGGCTTTCTTTCAAGTTAAGTTGAACCCCTCCGGTCAATTTTACTTTGTCTTCTGCCATCAGGAAGATTTTTCTATGGTTTCTCGCAGCTATGCAGATCGAGCCCAGCTGGAGGAAGCCATTGTTCAACTCCGAAAATTCAGTGACCTATATGAGATAACCGACTACCATCCCCCTGCTCTTTATCCTTGTTTTCTTATTCATAAGGAATGTTCCGGGCAGGTGTTTTTTCAGGCTTATGGTCTGAAAGGAGATCTCATCATGACCAGCATGCCTTTTCACACCCTAGCTGAATGCCGGAAAGCTATTGCCGCTCTAAAGCAAAGGGCAAAAGACTCCAAAATTCAGGATTTAACGTAA
- a CDS encoding sensor histidine kinase, with protein MTFTPEQAVGKLTIATSNMVAATCMLILALFFYYRSQKTPLLYAYLSILGLLILWTGSKVVKTVTPNVTLRWSCVVIQYVGVQFLGLSIFIFALLYAGYSLPKKEQWAFLLIHPIISFLAVATNPLHYGFYSVFEYGRTRFGWIFLPSQFILYGYILAGMILLVRRSFDTRFHAKKKIICRLFASCALVPLFINFYYITFKLTDIPWIFPFRPFDVTPIAMAISITFFAIPASIYRFLDIVPLSRQHVYDHLKQGIIWLNPSLDVVSINPAVKNWLPSSGLKDTKEVAFEGSFETMTSFFFRQDQEKNRQELWQWVRLPSAGETVSFRTVCRDRHLKWRKMRIEKDLTAIVFIDITEMVGMQEQLEASQKELEAMGEQLENLAKKEKELAVFRARSLVSQNVHDFMGHSLTVVMGKLELALLEKEGKALDQCLSEGKELLLNNLSDLQDSLCQQGSPPVSNLEEAILSLATSPLQLEVRCQGTPYVLEAEQNEAVYRLCREAITNAIRHGNAKTLHIFLRYQQHQFEVYAIDDGGGCTHVTESLGLKGIRERIEVLGGRISFGSGEGGGFHIYGEFPLTIPSPSCS; from the coding sequence ATGACATTTACGCCGGAACAGGCTGTGGGAAAGTTAACCATTGCCACCTCTAATATGGTAGCAGCAACATGTATGTTGATACTGGCACTATTTTTTTACTATCGCTCTCAAAAAACGCCGCTGCTGTATGCGTATTTATCAATTTTGGGACTGCTGATTCTTTGGACAGGATCAAAAGTAGTTAAAACAGTGACACCGAATGTAACATTGCGATGGTCCTGCGTGGTGATTCAGTATGTAGGGGTACAGTTTTTAGGGCTATCCATTTTTATTTTTGCGTTATTGTATGCTGGATATTCTCTGCCTAAAAAAGAACAATGGGCATTTCTATTGATTCATCCAATTATCAGTTTTCTTGCCGTGGCAACCAATCCGCTGCATTATGGTTTTTATTCTGTATTTGAATACGGACGGACCCGTTTTGGCTGGATATTTTTGCCAAGTCAGTTCATTTTATACGGATATATTCTGGCAGGAATGATCTTATTGGTCCGACGTTCTTTTGATACTCGGTTTCATGCAAAAAAGAAGATCATCTGCCGTCTTTTTGCTTCTTGCGCTTTGGTACCACTTTTTATTAATTTCTACTATATTACCTTTAAGCTTACAGATATTCCATGGATTTTTCCTTTTCGCCCCTTTGATGTGACGCCTATTGCCATGGCAATTTCCATTACTTTTTTTGCCATTCCGGCCAGTATTTATCGATTTTTAGATATTGTGCCACTTTCACGCCAGCATGTGTACGATCATTTGAAGCAGGGAATCATATGGTTGAATCCTTCTTTGGATGTGGTGAGCATTAATCCTGCCGTAAAAAACTGGTTGCCGTCAAGTGGGCTGAAAGATACGAAGGAGGTTGCTTTTGAAGGCTCTTTTGAGACAATGACCTCATTTTTCTTTAGACAGGATCAGGAGAAAAATCGTCAGGAGTTATGGCAGTGGGTACGCTTGCCGTCGGCAGGAGAAACAGTTTCTTTTAGGACTGTCTGCCGGGATCGTCACTTGAAATGGAGAAAAATGAGGATCGAAAAGGATCTGACAGCCATTGTTTTTATTGATATCACAGAGATGGTAGGCATGCAGGAGCAACTTGAAGCTTCTCAAAAGGAGCTGGAAGCTATGGGGGAACAATTAGAGAACCTTGCGAAAAAAGAAAAAGAACTAGCTGTTTTTCGAGCCCGTTCTTTGGTTTCGCAAAATGTACATGATTTTATGGGACATAGTTTAACGGTGGTCATGGGAAAACTTGAACTGGCCTTGTTGGAGAAAGAAGGAAAAGCCCTGGATCAGTGTCTTTCTGAAGGGAAAGAACTACTCCTCAACAACTTGTCAGATTTGCAGGATTCCCTCTGTCAGCAGGGTTCTCCTCCAGTATCTAATTTAGAAGAGGCAATTTTGTCGCTGGCAACCAGTCCGCTTCAGTTAGAGGTAAGGTGTCAGGGAACACCTTATGTGCTGGAAGCTGAACAAAATGAAGCTGTTTATCGGCTATGTCGGGAGGCGATTACCAACGCTATTCGGCATGGTAATGCCAAAACATTGCATATTTTTCTCCGCTATCAGCAACATCAGTTTGAAGTATATGCTATTGACGACGGTGGTGGTTGTACCCATGTAACGGAAAGTTTGGGTCTGAAAGGAATTCGTGAACGGATAGAAGTTTTGGGAGGACGGATTAGCTTTGGCTCTGGCGAAGGAGGTGGGTTTCATATCTATGGTGAATTTCCTCTCACAATTCCGTCCCC